The Mesorhizobium loti genome includes a region encoding these proteins:
- a CDS encoding single-stranded DNA-binding protein encodes MAGSVNKVILVGNLGADPEIRRLNSGEPVVNIRIATSESWRDKNSGERKEKTEWHNVVIFNEGIAKVAEQYLKKGMKVYVEGQLQTRKWQDQTGADKYTTEVVLQKFRGELQMLDARGQGEGGQVGGYAGGGSSRGSDFGQSSPSEGFNRGGGGSAPRGGGGGGSSRELDDEIPF; translated from the coding sequence ATGGCGGGTAGCGTCAACAAGGTCATTCTGGTCGGCAACCTCGGTGCGGACCCTGAAATCCGCCGGCTGAACTCGGGAGAGCCGGTCGTCAACATCCGTATTGCGACGTCGGAAAGCTGGCGCGACAAGAATTCGGGCGAGCGCAAGGAAAAGACCGAGTGGCACAACGTCGTCATCTTCAACGAGGGCATCGCCAAGGTCGCCGAGCAGTATCTGAAGAAGGGCATGAAGGTCTATGTCGAGGGCCAGTTGCAGACGCGCAAATGGCAGGACCAGACCGGCGCCGACAAGTACACGACCGAAGTCGTGCTGCAGAAATTCCGCGGCGAGCTTCAGATGCTCGACGCGCGCGGACAGGGTGAGGGCGGTCAGGTCGGCGGCTATGCCGGCGGCGGCAGCAGCCGTGGTTCCGATTTCGGCCAGTCCAGCCCGAGTGAAGGCTTCAATCGTGGTGGCGGCGGCAGCGCGCCGAGGGGCGGCGGCGGTGGCGGCTCGTCGCGCGAACTGGACGACGAAATCCCGTTCTGA
- the urtE gene encoding urea ABC transporter ATP-binding subunit UrtE yields MLEVSNATLHYGAAQALRGVSLKAGAGKITCVLGRNGVGKTSLMRSIVGHHRLTSGSVAFEGKALDRSAAYDRARSGIAFVPQGREIFPLLTVRENLESGFAPLKRADRNIPAHVFELFPVLKQMLGRRGGDLSGGQQQQLAIGRALVMRPKLLVLDEPTEGIQPSIIKDIGRAIRYLRDQAGIAVLLVEQYLDFCRELADEVNIMDRGLIVHTGPAEDLDRADVRKFLTV; encoded by the coding sequence ATGCTCGAAGTTTCCAATGCCACGCTGCACTACGGCGCCGCCCAGGCGCTGCGCGGCGTGTCGCTGAAGGCCGGCGCCGGCAAGATCACCTGCGTGCTCGGCCGCAACGGCGTCGGCAAGACCAGTTTGATGAGATCGATCGTCGGCCACCACCGGCTGACGAGCGGAAGCGTTGCCTTCGAGGGGAAGGCGCTCGACCGGAGCGCGGCGTATGACCGCGCCCGGTCGGGCATCGCATTCGTGCCGCAGGGCAGGGAAATCTTTCCGCTGCTCACCGTGCGGGAGAACCTGGAATCAGGTTTTGCGCCGCTGAAGCGCGCCGACCGCAACATACCGGCGCATGTCTTCGAGCTGTTTCCGGTGTTGAAGCAGATGCTCGGCCGCCGTGGCGGCGATCTTTCCGGCGGGCAGCAGCAGCAGCTTGCCATCGGCAGGGCGTTGGTGATGCGGCCGAAGCTGCTGGTGCTCGACGAGCCGACGGAAGGCATCCAGCCATCGATCATCAAGGATATCGGCCGCGCCATCCGCTATCTGCGCGACCAGGCCGGCATCGCCGTGCTTTTGGTCGAACAATATCTCGATTTCTGCCGCGAGCTCGCCGACGAGGTCAACATCATGGACCGGGGTCTGATCGTCCATACCGGCCCGGCGGAAGATTTGGACCGTGCTGATGTCAGGAAGTTCCTGACGGTCTAG
- a CDS encoding ATP-dependent Clp protease proteolytic subunit encodes MSGVANLVPMVIEQSSRGERAFDIFSRLLRERIVFINGEINDDISALVCAQLLSLESDNPDKEISLYINSPGGVVTSGFAIYDTMQYISCPVSTVCMGFAASMGSFLLMAGTPGRRISLPNATILLHQPLGGFQGQASDIQRHAERIGQTKRHMAELYAQHCGRSYEEVERTLDRDHFMTAREAQAWGIVDHVFDTRKKAA; translated from the coding sequence ATGAGCGGTGTTGCCAATCTGGTGCCGATGGTGATCGAGCAATCGAGCCGCGGCGAACGTGCCTTCGACATCTTTTCTCGGCTGCTGCGCGAGCGCATCGTCTTCATCAACGGCGAGATCAACGACGACATCTCGGCGCTGGTCTGCGCGCAGCTGCTGTCGCTGGAATCCGACAACCCCGATAAGGAGATCTCGCTCTATATCAATTCGCCGGGCGGCGTGGTCACCAGTGGTTTCGCCATCTACGACACGATGCAATATATCAGCTGCCCGGTATCCACCGTGTGCATGGGCTTTGCCGCCTCGATGGGTTCGTTCCTGTTGATGGCCGGCACGCCGGGGCGTCGCATCTCGCTGCCGAACGCCACCATCCTGCTGCATCAGCCGCTGGGCGGGTTCCAGGGCCAGGCCTCCGACATCCAGCGCCATGCCGAGCGCATCGGCCAGACGAAACGGCATATGGCCGAACTCTACGCGCAGCATTGCGGCCGCAGCTATGAAGAGGTCGAGCGCACGCTGGACCGCGACCACTTCATGACGGCCAGAGAGGCCCAGGCATGGGGCATCGTCGACCATGTTTTCGACACCCGCAAAAAGGCGGCATAA
- a CDS encoding ATPase: MTHEGPSEISPDALEFEYDLAEPPEKVWRALTVPELLAAWMMPNDIRPEIGNHFAFAGPDAPIECEILDAEPEKLLRYSWREQPGDAARQDPLDSTVTFTLARTVSGGTHLRIVHDGFARKAMPAVAMAGAGCRLSLDANRSPRPIAANTPRLLLRAA; this comes from the coding sequence ATGACCCACGAAGGCCCGAGCGAAATAAGCCCGGACGCACTCGAGTTCGAGTACGACCTTGCCGAGCCGCCGGAAAAGGTCTGGCGGGCCCTGACAGTGCCGGAGCTGCTCGCCGCCTGGATGATGCCGAACGACATCCGCCCCGAGATCGGCAACCATTTTGCCTTCGCCGGTCCGGATGCGCCGATCGAATGCGAAATCCTCGACGCCGAGCCCGAGAAGCTGCTGCGCTATTCTTGGCGGGAGCAGCCGGGCGACGCCGCGCGGCAAGATCCGCTCGACAGCACCGTCACCTTTACGCTTGCGCGCACCGTTTCCGGCGGGACGCATCTGCGCATCGTCCATGACGGCTTTGCCCGCAAGGCCATGCCTGCCGTCGCCATGGCAGGCGCCGGCTGCCGGCTTTCGCTCGATGCAAACAGGTCACCTAGGCCAATCGCCGCAAACACGCCTCGCCTCCTGCTGCGCGCGGCCTGA
- the uvrA gene encoding excinuclease ABC subunit UvrA yields MADHKYLSIRGAREHNLKNVDLDLPRDSLIVMTGLSGSGKSSLAFDTIYAEGQRRYVESLSAYARQFLEMMQKPDVDQIDGLSPAISIEQKTTSKNPRSTVGTVTEIYDYMRLLFARVGIPYSPATGLPIESQTVSQMVDRVLAVEEGTRLFILAPMVRGRKGEYRKELLELQKKGFQRVKVDGVFYEIADVPALDKKYKHDLDVVVDRIVVRGDLATRLADSIETALKLADGLAVAEFADKPLDSSQTGEDSVNKSKNETHERILFSEKFACPVSGFTIPEIEPRLFSFNNPFGACPTCDGLGSQRAIDGNLIVPDENISLRDGAVSPWAKSTSPYYAQTLEALGKAYGFKLGDKFKDLTTEAQEAILRGTGEREITFQYDDGLRSYKTTKTFEGVIPNLERRWKETESAWMREEIERFMSATPCPVCKGYRLKPESLAVKIAGKHIGEVTELSIRKADQWFTDLPASLNDKQNEIAVRVLKEIRERLRFLNDVGLDYLTLSRNSGTLSGGESQRIRLASQIGSGLTGVLYVLDEPSIGLHQRDNARLLDTLKHLRDIGNTVIVVEHDEDAILHADYVVDMGPAAGIHGGEIIAQGTPQQVMANPNSITGKYLSGALEVATPGVRREAKKNRRLKIVGARGNNLKNVTAEIPLGTFTAVTGVSGGGKSTFLIETLFKAASRRIMGSREHPADHDRIEGLEFLDKVIDIDQSPIGRTPRSNPATYTGAFTPIRDWFAGLPEAKARGYQPGRFSFNVKGGRCEACQGDGVIKIEMHFLPDVYVTCDVCHGKRYNRETLDVVFKGKSIADVLDMTVEEGVDFFAAVPGVRDKLETLKQVGLGYIHIGQQATTLSGGEAQRIKLAKELSRKATGKTLYILDEPTTGLHFHDVAKLLEVLHELVDQGNTVVVIEHNLEVIKTADWVLDLGPEGGDGGGELVAQGTPEAIVREKRSYTGQFLKELLERRPGGKREAAE; encoded by the coding sequence ATGGCCGACCATAAATATCTTTCCATTCGCGGGGCGCGCGAACACAATCTGAAGAATGTCGATCTCGACCTGCCGCGTGACAGCCTGATTGTCATGACCGGCCTGTCGGGTTCCGGCAAATCGTCGCTTGCCTTCGACACCATCTACGCCGAAGGCCAGCGCCGCTATGTCGAAAGCCTGTCCGCCTATGCGCGGCAATTCCTCGAAATGATGCAGAAGCCTGATGTCGACCAGATCGACGGCCTGTCGCCTGCCATTTCCATCGAGCAGAAGACCACCTCGAAGAACCCGCGTTCGACCGTCGGCACCGTCACCGAGATCTACGACTACATGCGGCTTCTGTTCGCCCGCGTCGGCATTCCCTATTCGCCGGCCACCGGCCTGCCGATCGAGAGCCAGACGGTTTCCCAGATGGTCGACCGCGTGCTGGCGGTCGAGGAAGGCACGCGCCTGTTCATCCTGGCGCCGATGGTGCGCGGCCGCAAAGGCGAGTACCGCAAGGAATTGCTGGAACTGCAGAAGAAGGGCTTTCAGCGCGTCAAGGTTGACGGCGTCTTCTATGAGATCGCCGACGTGCCGGCGCTCGACAAGAAGTACAAGCATGACCTCGACGTCGTCGTCGACCGTATCGTCGTGCGCGGCGATCTGGCGACGCGGCTCGCCGATTCCATCGAGACGGCGCTGAAACTGGCCGATGGGCTGGCGGTCGCCGAATTCGCCGACAAGCCGCTCGATTCCAGCCAGACCGGCGAGGACTCGGTCAACAAATCGAAGAACGAGACGCATGAGCGCATCCTGTTCTCGGAAAAGTTCGCTTGCCCGGTCTCCGGCTTCACCATTCCGGAAATCGAACCCCGGCTGTTCTCGTTCAACAACCCGTTCGGCGCCTGCCCGACCTGCGACGGTCTCGGCAGCCAGCGCGCCATCGACGGCAATCTGATCGTGCCGGACGAAAACATCTCGCTGCGCGACGGCGCCGTCAGCCCGTGGGCGAAGTCGACCTCGCCCTACTACGCGCAGACGCTTGAAGCGCTGGGCAAGGCCTATGGCTTCAAGCTCGGCGACAAGTTCAAGGATCTGACCACGGAAGCGCAGGAGGCCATCCTGCGCGGCACCGGCGAGCGCGAGATCACCTTCCAGTATGATGACGGCCTGCGCTCCTACAAGACGACGAAAACCTTTGAAGGCGTCATCCCCAATCTCGAGCGGCGCTGGAAAGAGACCGAATCCGCCTGGATGCGCGAGGAGATCGAGCGCTTCATGTCGGCCACCCCATGCCCGGTCTGCAAGGGGTATCGGCTGAAGCCCGAGTCGCTGGCGGTGAAAATCGCCGGCAAGCACATCGGCGAAGTCACCGAGCTGTCCATCCGCAAGGCCGACCAGTGGTTCACCGACCTGCCCGCGTCGCTCAACGACAAGCAGAACGAGATCGCGGTGCGGGTCTTGAAGGAGATCCGTGAGCGGCTGCGCTTCCTCAACGATGTCGGGCTCGACTATCTGACGCTGTCGCGCAATTCCGGCACGCTGTCGGGCGGCGAGAGCCAACGCATCCGGCTGGCGTCGCAGATCGGCTCCGGCCTTACCGGCGTGCTCTATGTGCTGGACGAGCCGTCGATCGGCCTGCATCAGCGCGACAATGCCCGCCTGCTCGATACGCTCAAGCACCTGCGCGACATCGGCAACACGGTGATCGTCGTCGAGCACGACGAGGACGCCATCCTGCATGCCGACTATGTCGTCGACATGGGTCCGGCCGCCGGTATCCATGGCGGCGAGATCATCGCCCAGGGCACGCCGCAGCAGGTGATGGCCAATCCCAATTCGATCACCGGCAAATATCTGTCGGGCGCACTCGAAGTGGCGACGCCCGGCGTGCGGCGCGAAGCCAAGAAGAACCGGCGCCTGAAAATCGTCGGTGCGCGCGGCAACAATCTGAAGAACGTCACCGCCGAAATCCCGCTCGGCACCTTCACCGCCGTGACCGGCGTGTCGGGCGGCGGCAAGTCGACCTTCCTGATCGAGACGCTATTCAAGGCTGCGTCGCGCCGCATCATGGGTTCGCGCGAACATCCTGCCGATCATGACCGCATCGAGGGCCTCGAATTCCTCGACAAGGTCATCGACATCGACCAGTCGCCGATCGGGCGCACGCCGCGTTCGAACCCCGCCACCTATACCGGCGCCTTCACGCCAATCCGCGACTGGTTCGCTGGCCTGCCCGAAGCCAAGGCGCGCGGCTATCAGCCGGGACGCTTCTCGTTCAACGTCAAGGGCGGTCGCTGCGAGGCCTGCCAGGGCGACGGCGTCATCAAGATCGAGATGCATTTCCTCCCCGACGTCTACGTCACTTGCGACGTCTGTCACGGCAAGCGCTATAACAGAGAGACGCTCGATGTCGTGTTCAAGGGCAAGTCGATCGCCGACGTGCTCGACATGACGGTCGAGGAAGGCGTCGACTTCTTCGCCGCCGTGCCCGGCGTGCGCGACAAGCTCGAAACGCTGAAGCAGGTCGGCCTCGGCTACATCCACATCGGCCAGCAGGCGACGACGCTGTCGGGCGGCGAGGCGCAGCGCATCAAGCTGGCCAAGGAACTGTCGCGCAAGGCGACCGGCAAGACGCTGTACATCCTGGACGAGCCGACCACCGGCCTGCATTTCCACGACGTCGCCAAGCTGTTGGAAGTGCTGCATGAACTGGTCGACCAGGGCAACACGGTGGTCGTCATCGAGCACAATCTCGAGGTGATCAAGACCGCCGACTGGGTGCTCGACCTCGGCCCCGAAGGCGGCGACGGCGGCGGCGAACTGGTCGCACAGGGCACACCGGAAGCCATCGTGCGCGAAAAGCGCAGCTACACCGGCCAGTTCCTCAAGGAACTGCTGGAGCGGCGCCCCGGAGGCAAGCGCGAAGCGGCGGAGTGA
- a CDS encoding DUF72 domain-containing protein, translating into MSTSGTIRAGMGGWTFEPWDTSFYPDKLSKAKQLNYATRQVPSIEVNGTYYSSFKEPTFVKWASEAPDGFVYALKGNRFVTNRRVLGEAGESMMRFLGSGVAALGEKLGPILWQFAPTKKFDPDDFEAFLKLLPEKQDGVALRHALEVRNDSFIVPEFAALARKYKTAIVYADHAKYPDIADITGDFVYARLQTGSDDNPDCYTPKGLDEWAARAKVWAEGKVPADLRRADPSTEAPVKPRDVFVYFITEGKVRAPFGAMALMKRVAD; encoded by the coding sequence ATGAGCACATCGGGAACAATCCGCGCCGGCATGGGCGGCTGGACCTTCGAGCCCTGGGATACGTCCTTCTATCCCGACAAGCTTTCCAAGGCCAAGCAGCTGAACTACGCCACTCGCCAGGTGCCGAGCATCGAGGTCAACGGCACTTATTATTCCAGCTTCAAGGAGCCGACCTTCGTCAAATGGGCCAGCGAGGCGCCAGACGGTTTCGTCTATGCGCTGAAGGGCAACCGCTTCGTCACCAACCGGCGCGTGCTCGGCGAGGCCGGCGAATCGATGATGCGTTTCCTCGGCTCGGGCGTGGCCGCACTCGGCGAAAAGCTCGGGCCGATCCTGTGGCAGTTCGCGCCGACCAAGAAATTCGATCCCGACGATTTCGAAGCCTTCCTGAAACTCTTGCCGGAAAAGCAGGACGGCGTTGCGCTGCGCCATGCGCTTGAAGTACGCAACGACAGTTTCATCGTGCCGGAATTCGCTGCCCTGGCGCGCAAATACAAGACGGCAATCGTCTATGCCGACCATGCCAAATATCCTGATATTGCCGACATCACCGGCGATTTCGTTTATGCCCGGCTGCAGACCGGCAGCGACGACAATCCCGACTGCTACACTCCGAAGGGCCTCGATGAATGGGCCGCACGTGCGAAGGTCTGGGCGGAAGGCAAGGTTCCTGCGGACCTGCGGCGCGCCGATCCTTCGACCGAGGCGCCGGTCAAGCCGCGCGACGTGTTCGTCTACTTCATCACCGAGGGCAAGGTGCGCGCGCCGTTCGGCGCCATGGCGCTGATGAAGCGCGTGGCAGACTGA
- a CDS encoding MarC family protein: MPSFDSLFNAFVTILVTIDPPGLAPLFLAVTRGMNREERQQVSVRASIIGFLVMALFAVAGASILSVFGITLPAFRVAGGFLLFFIAFEMVFERRQDRKEKIGDVAITKDMIHNIAAFPLAIPLIAGPGAISATVLLSGSFQGFAAQAALVGIIFVCLAITYLVFVLSERIDRILGQTGRSILTRLLGVILAALAVQFVADGIKALMAG, encoded by the coding sequence ATGCCGAGTTTCGACAGCCTGTTCAACGCCTTCGTCACCATTCTCGTGACCATCGATCCGCCCGGCCTGGCGCCGCTGTTCCTCGCCGTGACGCGAGGCATGAACCGCGAGGAGCGCCAGCAGGTTTCCGTCCGCGCCTCGATCATCGGTTTCCTGGTGATGGCACTGTTTGCGGTTGCCGGCGCCTCGATCCTGTCGGTGTTCGGCATCACGCTGCCGGCCTTCCGCGTCGCCGGCGGTTTTCTCTTGTTCTTCATCGCCTTCGAAATGGTGTTCGAGCGTCGGCAGGACCGCAAGGAGAAGATCGGCGACGTCGCCATCACCAAGGACATGATCCACAACATCGCCGCCTTCCCGCTGGCGATCCCGCTGATTGCCGGACCCGGCGCCATTTCGGCGACGGTGCTGCTCTCCGGTTCGTTCCAGGGCTTTGCCGCGCAGGCCGCACTTGTCGGCATCATCTTCGTCTGCCTCGCCATCACCTATCTGGTGTTCGTGCTGTCGGAACGGATCGACCGCATCCTCGGCCAGACCGGCCGCTCGATCCTGACCCGGCTGCTCGGCGTCATCCTGGCGGCACTTGCCGTGCAGTTCGTGGCGGATGGCATCAAGGCGCTGATGGCCGGCTGA
- a CDS encoding VOC family protein has translation MFDHISIGVRDAAASKRFYDAALKPLGYSCLSQSPGSLGYGAQNVVLWVNEAARPVPSDDKSGLHFCFAAPTRASVDAFHAGALREGASDNGAPGLRADYGDNYYAAFVVDPDGYRIEAYCGAAG, from the coding sequence ATGTTCGATCATATCTCGATCGGTGTCCGCGATGCCGCTGCCTCCAAGCGTTTCTACGACGCTGCCCTGAAGCCGCTCGGCTACAGCTGTCTGAGCCAGTCACCGGGCTCGCTTGGTTATGGCGCTCAAAACGTCGTGTTATGGGTGAACGAAGCGGCTCGGCCTGTGCCGTCAGACGATAAATCAGGCCTGCATTTCTGCTTCGCCGCGCCAACGCGGGCCAGCGTCGACGCTTTCCATGCCGGCGCCTTGCGCGAAGGCGCCAGTGACAATGGCGCGCCGGGCCTGCGCGCCGACTATGGCGACAATTACTATGCCGCCTTTGTCGTCGACCCGGACGGCTATCGCATCGAGGCCTATTGCGGCGCTGCCGGATAA
- a CDS encoding GGDEF domain-containing protein, producing MSLDYTSLLLAVGFSAACLSLTLFGMWLTARTEKFLLTWAISLVFVVGDIFVYDAYIDMPGRLLGIATLAFLLLGFSTMLGAAYQFRTGGSPMPRLVLVSVISLVVTLPPMALGYDGLGFMFENAFAALLLFATALEYWKGRDEAPALTIGITALYSATATSFALCAMVLVWDGKLILGHAPSNWAEELSLIIVIASMTGIGALSLALNQGRLARHHRHNALTDPLTGLLNRRALFDLHGGAPVGAFTAVVVFDLDSFKAINDEFGHAAGDEVLKVFARELAGNLRPADVAARMGGEEFALVLKRTLPETVEAAAEAIRAAFAARRIETEMGSLTCTVSAGFAFGTKEGLSFDKVLSAADKALYAAKRGGRNRVTASAFRRAG from the coding sequence ATGTCGCTCGACTACACTTCACTTCTGCTGGCTGTCGGTTTTTCCGCCGCCTGCCTGAGCCTGACATTGTTTGGCATGTGGCTGACCGCTCGCACGGAGAAGTTCCTGCTGACATGGGCGATCAGCCTGGTGTTCGTGGTCGGCGATATTTTTGTCTATGACGCCTATATCGACATGCCCGGGCGCCTGCTGGGCATCGCCACGCTGGCTTTCCTTCTGCTCGGTTTTTCGACAATGCTGGGCGCCGCTTACCAGTTCAGAACCGGCGGCTCGCCAATGCCGCGACTGGTGCTTGTCAGCGTCATTTCACTGGTGGTGACGTTGCCTCCCATGGCTCTTGGCTATGACGGGCTGGGCTTCATGTTCGAAAACGCCTTCGCCGCATTGCTTCTGTTCGCAACGGCGCTCGAATACTGGAAAGGCCGCGACGAAGCCCCTGCCCTGACGATCGGCATCACCGCGCTCTATTCGGCCACGGCCACGTCCTTCGCTCTGTGCGCCATGGTTCTCGTCTGGGATGGAAAGCTGATCCTTGGCCATGCGCCCAGCAATTGGGCCGAGGAGCTGAGCCTCATCATCGTCATCGCCAGCATGACCGGTATCGGAGCGCTTTCCCTGGCGCTCAATCAGGGGCGCCTGGCCAGGCATCACCGCCACAATGCGCTGACCGACCCGCTGACCGGCCTGCTCAACCGCCGCGCCCTGTTCGACCTGCACGGCGGTGCCCCGGTCGGCGCCTTCACGGCCGTGGTCGTCTTCGACCTCGACAGCTTCAAGGCCATCAACGACGAATTCGGCCACGCCGCCGGTGATGAAGTGCTGAAGGTGTTCGCCAGGGAGCTCGCCGGCAATCTTCGCCCCGCCGACGTCGCAGCACGCATGGGCGGCGAGGAATTCGCGCTGGTGTTGAAGCGGACCTTGCCCGAAACGGTGGAAGCCGCCGCCGAGGCCATACGGGCAGCTTTTGCCGCGCGTCGCATCGAAACCGAGATGGGTTCACTGACATGCACGGTCAGTGCCGGATTTGCCTTCGGCACCAAGGAGGGTCTCAGCTTCGATAAGGTGCTCAGCGCCGCCGACAAGGCGCTCTATGCCGCCAAGCGCGGCGGCCGCAACCGCGTCACCGCTTCGGCATTCCGGCGCGCGGGCTAG
- a CDS encoding helix-turn-helix transcriptional regulator, which translates to MTATTHTLASGPGWHVTDVVCTAGAGDRPFEEAHQDFCIAAVTSGTFRYRAQQGTAMLAPGALLLGNPGTCYECGHEHGSGDRCLSFHFGPSYMERIAAGVPGARTLAFEAARLPPLPVLAPLLAEAETARDMADTDAFEELSLRISGAAVTAATGATHVRRAPSRRDQKRVAEAVRRIELDADGSVSLSALAGETATSPYHFLRIFRQVAGMTPYQFLLKTRLHRAAVRLRMSDDAVSAIAFEAGFNDLSTFNRRFRRIMGETPGQYRSRRAAAR; encoded by the coding sequence ATGACAGCGACCACGCATACGCTCGCATCCGGACCCGGCTGGCACGTGACGGATGTGGTCTGCACGGCTGGCGCCGGCGACCGACCGTTCGAGGAAGCGCATCAGGATTTCTGCATCGCTGCGGTCACCAGCGGCACGTTTCGCTACCGCGCCCAACAGGGCACGGCGATGCTGGCGCCGGGTGCGCTCCTGCTCGGCAATCCCGGCACCTGTTACGAATGCGGGCACGAGCATGGCAGCGGCGACCGTTGCCTCTCGTTCCATTTCGGGCCGTCCTACATGGAACGGATCGCGGCCGGCGTGCCGGGCGCCAGGACGCTGGCCTTCGAGGCGGCGCGCCTGCCGCCTTTGCCGGTCCTGGCGCCCTTGCTGGCCGAGGCGGAAACCGCACGCGACATGGCCGACACCGACGCCTTCGAGGAACTTTCCCTGCGCATTTCCGGTGCTGCCGTGACGGCTGCCACCGGCGCTACGCATGTCAGGCGCGCGCCGAGCCGCCGCGACCAGAAACGGGTTGCCGAGGCCGTGCGGCGGATCGAACTGGACGCCGACGGATCGGTCTCGCTTTCGGCGCTTGCCGGCGAAACGGCGACCAGCCCCTATCATTTCCTGCGCATTTTCCGGCAGGTCGCGGGCATGACGCCCTACCAATTCCTGCTCAAGACGCGGCTGCACAGGGCCGCGGTGCGGCTGCGCATGTCTGACGATGCGGTCTCGGCGATCGCCTTCGAGGCCGGCTTCAACGATCTGTCGACCTTCAATCGTCGTTTTCGGCGGATCATGGGGGAGACGCCGGGCCAGTATCGCAGCCGTCGCGCGGCGGCCCGCTGA
- a CDS encoding GNAT family N-acetyltransferase, with the protein MTIRRALAGDLQAIVSLTEAAYAPYTALFGAPPIPVTEDYAPRIEGGEVWLLEDGDRLAGLLTLERHDDHAMIFSIAVSPDFQGKGFGIALLKHADEQTRLWRLPEVRLYTNARMERNIALYLAYGFHETGRRPNPYRPGWVLVDMAKTVDEITAA; encoded by the coding sequence ATGACAATCAGAAGAGCGCTTGCCGGTGATCTCCAAGCTATCGTCTCGCTGACGGAAGCGGCCTATGCGCCCTACACCGCCTTGTTCGGCGCGCCGCCGATCCCGGTCACCGAAGACTATGCGCCGCGCATCGAGGGCGGCGAAGTCTGGCTTCTCGAGGACGGCGACAGGTTAGCCGGACTGCTCACCCTGGAGCGGCACGACGACCACGCGATGATCTTCTCCATCGCGGTCTCCCCTGACTTTCAGGGCAAAGGCTTCGGCATTGCGTTGCTGAAACACGCGGACGAACAGACGCGGCTGTGGCGCCTGCCCGAGGTGCGGCTCTACACCAACGCCAGGATGGAGCGGAACATCGCGCTCTATCTGGCCTATGGTTTCCACGAAACGGGTCGCCGGCCCAATCCCTACCGGCCAGGATGGGTGCTCGTCGACATGGCCAAAACCGTCGATGAGATCACCGCGGCCTGA
- a CDS encoding OsmC family protein gives MKARVKWVEERTFVGESGSGHKVVLGTAHGPDGKTPGPSPMELVLIGTGGCSAYDVVHILEKGREAIEDCVVELDSDRAETEPRVFTRIHMHFIVKGRALSPDKVKRAIDLSIEKYCSASAMLAKTATITHDFEVIDTTVK, from the coding sequence ATGAAAGCACGCGTAAAATGGGTCGAGGAGCGCACCTTCGTCGGCGAGTCCGGCAGCGGCCACAAGGTCGTGCTCGGAACCGCCCACGGACCGGACGGCAAGACGCCGGGACCGAGCCCGATGGAGCTGGTGCTGATCGGCACCGGCGGCTGTTCGGCCTATGATGTCGTCCATATCCTGGAAAAGGGGCGTGAGGCGATCGAGGACTGCGTCGTCGAACTCGACTCCGACCGGGCCGAAACCGAGCCCAGGGTTTTTACACGCATCCACATGCATTTCATCGTCAAGGGCAGGGCGCTCTCGCCCGACAAGGTCAAACGGGCAATCGACCTCTCGATCGAAAAATATTGCTCGGCCTCGGCGATGTTGGCCAAGACCGCCACGATCACGCATGATTTTGAAGTGATCGACACGACGGTGAAGTAG
- a CDS encoding winged helix-turn-helix transcriptional regulator: MIEAEIFRALADPTRRAVFERLAAGEMSVSELRTGMTVSQPAVSQHLAVLRGAGLVVERRAGRNAFYRADPQGLAPLLSWIERYRTFWPERIERLKTVLKDMDQ; encoded by the coding sequence ATGATCGAAGCAGAGATTTTCCGCGCCCTGGCCGACCCGACGCGTCGCGCCGTCTTTGAGCGGCTCGCCGCCGGCGAGATGAGCGTATCGGAATTGCGCACCGGCATGACGGTGTCGCAGCCGGCGGTGTCGCAGCATCTGGCGGTGCTGCGCGGCGCCGGCCTGGTGGTCGAGCGGCGTGCCGGCCGCAACGCCTTTTACCGCGCCGACCCGCAGGGGCTCGCCCCCTTGCTCTCCTGGATCGAACGCTACCGGACCTTCTGGCCGGAACGCATCGAAAGGCTGAAGACGGTTTTGAAGGACATGGATCAATGA